In Polyodon spathula isolate WHYD16114869_AA chromosome 27, ASM1765450v1, whole genome shotgun sequence, one DNA window encodes the following:
- the LOC121301541 gene encoding pleckstrin homology domain-containing family J member 1-like, producing MRFNEKELLCISKQPSEKAAELGMRGPKKGDVVKRRLVKLVINFLFYFRTDDEEPAGALLLEQCKVEKEEPTAFSVAFLDESEKKYLFECESSEQCQEWVESLTRASYESMRRSLIFYRSEIHKLTGKDPLEQYGISEDARFQVSSQRP from the exons ATGAGGTTTAACGAGAAGGAGCTGCTTTGTATCTCGAAGCAGCCGTCGGAAAAGGCGGCCGAGCTGGGAATGAGGGGGCCGAAGAAGGGAGACG TGGTCAAGAGACGTCTGGTCAAGCTAGTGATCAACTTCCTGTTCTACTTCCGGACAGATGATGAGGAG CCAGCTGGTGCCCTGCTGCTGGAGCAGTGCAAGGTGGAGAAGGAGGAACCCACGGCCTTCTCAGTGG CCTTCCTGGACGAGTCGGAAAAGAAGTACCTGTTTGAGTGTGAGAGCAGCGAGCAGTGCCAGGAATGGGTCGAGTCGCTCACCAGAGCCAG CTACGAGTCCATgagaagaagtcttatattttatCGCAGTGAGATTCACAAGCTAACGGGAAAG GACCCCCTGGAGCAGTACGGTATATCAGAAGACGCTCGCTTCCAGGTCAGCTCTCAAAGACCCTGA
- the LOC121301535 gene encoding LOW QUALITY PROTEIN: ornithine decarboxylase antizyme 1-like (The sequence of the model RefSeq protein was modified relative to this genomic sequence to represent the inferred CDS: deleted 1 base in 1 codon), whose protein sequence is MVKSNLQRILNSHCFVREKEGNKNNMPLISMASSNSRNESSRASLNCCSNLHPGPQWCSDAPHPPLKIPGGRGNSQRDHNLSASTVYLDNQLIVTEEPSSSSRTRILQIQSRLANSRKASWRAVLNNSNVYIEIPGGVLPEGSKDSFALLLEFAEEHLQVDNVFICFHKNQDDRAALLRTFSFLGFEIVRPGHPLVPKRPDMFFMAYAIERDSSDEE, encoded by the exons ATGGTGAAATCTAACCTCCAACGGATTTTAAATAGCCACTGCTTTGTCAGAGAGaaggaaggaaataaaaacaacatgcctCTTATTAGTATGGCCAGTAGCAACTCACGTAATGAAAG ttccaGGGCTTCCCTGAATTGCTGTAGTAACCTGCATCCCGGGCCTCAGTGGTGCTCC GATGCCCCTCACCCACCCCTGAAGATCCCAGGTGGGCGAGGGAACAGTCAACGGGATCACAATCTTTCAGCTAGTACAGTTTACTTG GATAATCAACTGATCGTGACTGAAGAGCCTTCTTCTAGCAGCAGGACTAGAATTCTCCAGATCCAGTCCAGGCTCGCTAACTCTAGAAAGGCCAGCTGGAGAGCAGTGCTCAATAACAGCAATGTCTATATTGAAATCCCAGGGGGGGTGCTCCCAGAGGGCAGCAAGGAcag CTTTGCCCTCCTGCTAGAGTTTGCAGAGGAGCACCTACAAGTGGACAATGTTTTCATCTGCTTCCACAAGAACCAGGATGATCGAG CGGCACTGCTTCGTACCTTCAGCTTTCTGGGCTTTGAGATTGTGAGACCGGGCCACCCCCTCGTCCCCAAACGACCAGACATGTTCTTCATGGCCTACGCAATCGAGAGAGACTCTTCGGATGAAGAGTAA
- the LOC121301245 gene encoding inactive tyrosine-protein kinase PEAK1-like has translation MMKTADWELRTIKECGSLPPPLPAKLRRQRYSAGTMSSSSTGSSFGPDPEPRSPGLVSPQTGPTSATSIPASLPEETESTDLLASARITYTNIGQPCSSHLPHKPWMKERGLSTDRVPERRNQPPPLPKKLIRTHSLPLMFMLPSHCTKPPSSTGLSLNNPLYHLVEPPQRSEGFFTHGCFSSPCSPLHSSALRDPPQVLDDPPAAPLVGLSFHTPDGELRSFFRDLHNLEQVTRGLQERILLCLRGIAERLGEAGLQGASQDYQLCGDGPRCQAGDALYYTVRSSAYPGKLFAAKVYKVGRESGLAIQRDLPPHANIQRVCEHFPQGLAVVEGEEMAMLSLEPKTGGSNAPGARAQCLQPTPGVSSNDNPPPMAAMTLNSPAEGSGELPEMDTTNRHSRGCEVTIVGEVPDETLADYVQACAELHTSQPHRYEQVVCLLLLQLCEGLQHLKSNKTTHCALRLENLLLVWEEKGDPGTELPKRGRPGTPRLLISNFSHAKQRTPSPAQDSDQGRLAPEMSSSSQFKKADEFQLGILIYECLHLPNPLLSAPELRGREYRPERNLPPIPHLSPYSPGLSKLAQLLLEPEPRARVSVEEARNVLQALLWGPRAELFQDNQLTPFLTLNWLELKRCLLLLKLAEAAVEHEPGVRAAPGLEERLCLQYFSFATPQSVFQAARLLQLFCPPF, from the exons ATGATGAAGACTGCAGATTGGGAGTTGAGGACCATAAAGGAGTGTGGGAGCCTGCCTCCCCCACTGCCTGCCAAGCTGCGGAG GCAGCGCTACTCTGCTGGCACCATGAGCAGCTCCAGCACCGGCTCCAGCTTTGGACCAGACCCAGAGCCCAGAAGCCCTGGCCTGGTTTCCCCCCAGACTGGACCGACCAGCGCCACCAGCATCCCAGCCTCGCTGCCGGAGGAAACAGAGTCCACAGATCTCCTGGCCTCTGCCAGGATCACATACACAAACATTG gtcaGCCCTGCTCCAGCCATCTTCCACACAAGCCCTGGATGAAGGAGCGTGGTCTGTCGACAGACAGAGTCCCGGAGCGGCGAAACCAGCCACCTCCCCTGCCCAAAAAACTCATCCGAACCCATTCCCTCCCGCTGATGTTCATGCTCCCCTCTCACTGCACCAAACCCCCCTCCTCCACTGGGCTCTCCCTCAACAACCCCCTGTACCACCTGGTGGAACCCCCGCAGAGGAGCGAGGGGTTCTTCACACATGGCTGTTTCAGCTCCCCCTGCAGCCCCCTGCACTCCAGCGCTCTCCGGGACCCCCCTCAGGTCCTCGACGACCCCCCCGCAGCCCCCCTGGTTGGGCTGAGTTTCCACACCCCGGATGGGGAGCTCAGGAGCTTCTTCAGAGATCTGCACAACCTGGAGCAGGTGACCAGGGGGCTGCAGGAGCGCATCCTGCTGTGTCTGCGCGGGATAGCGGAGAGGCTGGGGGAGGCGGGGCTGCAGGGGGCCTCACAGGATTACCAGCTCTGTGGAGACGGGCCTCGCTGCCAGGCTGGGGACGCTCTGTACTACACTGTCCGCTCCTCGGCGTACCCCGGCAAGCTGTTTGCTGCCAAG GTGTATAAAGTGGGCAGAGAGAGTGGATTGGCTATACAGAGGGACTTGCCCCCCCACGCCAACATCCAACGTGTCTGTGAGCACTTCCCACAAGGCCTTGCTGTAGTGGAAGGAGAAGAAATGGCCATGTTATCTCTGGAGCCAAAGACAGGGGGCAGCAACGCACCAGGAGCGAGGGCGCAGTGCCTGCAACCCACACCAGGGGTCAGCAGCAATGATAATCCACCCCCCATGGCTGCAATGACACTGAATTCACCAGCAGAGGGCTCTGGTGAGCTGCCAGAGATGGACACTACCAACAGACACTCCCGGGGCTGTGAGGTCACAATAGTAGGGGAGGTTCCTGATGAGACACTGGCTGATTATGTGCAAGCCTGTGCCGAGTTGCACACTTCCCAGCCCCATCGTTACGAGCAAGTGGTGTGTCTGCTGCTCCTGCAGCTCTGTGAGGGCCTGCAGCACCTCAAGAGCAACAAAACCACACACTGCGCCCTCCGGCTGGAGAACCTCCTGCTGGTCTGGGAAGAAAAGGGGGACCCCGGCACGGAGCTCCCCAAGAGAGGCCGCCCGGGGACCCCCAGACTGCTGATCAGTAACTTTAGCCACGCCAAGCAGAGAACTCCCAGCCCTGCCCAGGACTCAGACCAGGgcaggctggctccagagatgAGCAGCAGCTCCCAGTTCAAGAAGGCAGACGAATTCCAGCTGGGGATTTTGATCTACGAGTGCCTGCATCTCCCCAACCCGCTCCTGAGTGCCCCGGAGCTGAGAGGGAGGGAGTACAGACCCGAACGCAACCTGCCCCCCATCCCCCACCTGTCCCCTTACTCCCCGGGCCTCTCCAAGCTTGCCCAGCTCCTGCTGGAGCCCGAACCCAGAGCCAGAGTCTCTGTCGAGGAGGCCCGGAACGTCCTGCAGGCCCTGCTCTGGGGCCCCCGTGCAGAGCTCTTCCAGGACAACCAGCTCACCCCCTTCCTGACCCTCAACTGGCTGGAGCTGAAACGCTGTCTGCTGCTGCTCAAGCTGGCGGAGGCAGCGGTCGAGCACGAACCCGGAGTCAGAGCGGCCCCGGGGCTGGAGGAGAGGCTGTGCCTGCAGTACTTTTCCTTCGCCACGCCCCAGAGCGTCTTCCAGGCAGCCAGGCTGCTGCAGCTCTTCTGTCCTCCCTTCTAG
- the LOC121301249 gene encoding junctional sarcoplasmic reticulum protein 1-like, protein MDESTFETFEGDIGPEEGLEELPAPGESLPKTTKQLRNQDTPTAKTGRGQSSGVSREVEGFETVEQELVQTQETPLPTKPSPAKQKAKKAVPEKPARKAEPSVDGPVCDEERSPWNGITLNRCLVVATVIVLVSVGFQMLQEAVTSEDEVSDPESDVLSWSDSNAVEDKTEQPESSFFGSLMWWSWVPEVEDSEEAAARGRRSESRHARARGRRDHEQEGGGRGRAEKHRVRRRAGGIRELLKNKEEKKGDRKHAEKPPKQREQKQVEHKRREDGMSPKRREDSDDDKKSSSKGNRMSLLADKGVLKKGERGKYQLKGGKRND, encoded by the exons ATGGATGAAAGTACCTTTGAGACGTTTGAGGGAGATATAGGTCCTGAGGAGGGTTTGGAGGAGCTGCCAGCGCCAGGGGAGAGCCTCCCCAAGACAACAAAACAGCTCCGCAATCAAG ACACTCCGACTGCAAAGACAGGCAGAGGCCAGTCTAGCGGGGTATCACGA GAGGTGGAAGGTTTTGAGACAGTAGAGCAAGAATTGGTCCAAACTCAAGAGACGCCGCTCCCCACGAAGCCATCTCCCGCTAAACAGAAAGCAAAGAAAG CTGTCCCGGAGAAGCCAGCGAGGAAGGCAGAGCCCAGCGTTGATGGGCCGGTCTGTGATGAAGAGCGGTCTCCCTGGAATGGGATCACACTGAACCGCTGCCTCGTCGTGGCGACCGTCATCGTGCTGGTCAGCGTGGGCTTCCAGATGCTGCAGG AGGCCGTCACTTCCGAAGACGAAGTCAGCGATCCGGAGTCTGATGTTCTCTCCTGGTCCGACAGCAACGCAGTGGAAGACAAGACAGAGCAA CCAGAGTCCTCGTTCTTCGGCAGCCTGATGTGGTGGTCCTGGGTCCCGGAGGTAGAGGATTCAGAGGAGGCTGCGGCTAGAGGAAGGAGATCGGAGTCGAGACATGCCAGAGCACGAGGGCGCAGAGATCATGAgcaggagggaggggggagaggaagaGCAGAGAAGCACAGGGTGAGGCGCAGAGCAGGGGGGATCAGGGAGCTCCTGAAGAACAAAGAGGAGAAGAAGGGGGACCGGAAACACGCGGAGAAACCCCCAAAACAGAGGGAGCAAAAGCAGGTGGAGCACAAGCGCAGAGAGGACGGGATGAGCCCAAAACGACGGGAGGACAGCGACGACGACAAGAAGAGCAGCTCCAAGGGCAACAGGATGAGTCTCCTCGCAGACAAGGGCGTGCTCAAGAAGGGGGAGCGCGGCAAATACCAGCTGAAGGGCGGCAAGAGGAAcgattaa
- the LOC121301251 gene encoding muellerian-inhibiting factor-like, with protein MESRAGMWGVLLGFILLQPCLCLLDRADVSGNEPSDRVPGADSNLSTEEGKASFRNLFRKNARERDPGVVDLEVGGDSSSQGGPRQSLWVTNKPVVGRDCRQESWDEVLGITWKHERQFLADLRQSWRKGEGSSSQFGLCPAAPSHLLSSLKDLAAHLRDPREGSKLHTLHPREERWEDQGLHLEFGVPAHWRPLQDQLTSALVFYPYGSTLDEAERGGEGMSISFATESPSLHNQTACFSTDTRYLVLDAEGLLENSTHGHPVYRVHLGIHSSDTGSLQQFLIGEDKECNTRMSPTLLVLVDGQTDSQHDSLSNPPLHRRDSTYEFLTELKGFLSAMLRGENEGAPLQLHVDLDSLQSLPHGYLNASSEGGALLRQLLESDAPTLFRFPRRLEDLRGHRVELVLEDDLLDLLNTRLSDTVAQIQRHTELQSHGGLAQLQRLLRGCFHLTQGPGVPPEETPANPRQRQYHSLLLLKALQTVQSTWDQRGRSQKPTRQDRSHGHRADCGLHELSVSLHEYEHILQPKDLSIGNCQGHCHFPLTDNDRYQYNNHAVLLLLQHERDPGLERVPCCVPVEYREIQVAEITGYGIKVSDKPDMIAVKCSCR; from the exons ATGGAAAGCAGAGCGGGGATGTGGGGCGTACTGCTTGGCTTCATCCTGCTTCAGCCTTGCTTGTGCTTGCTGGACAGGGCTGACGTTTCAGGCAATGAGCCGAGTGACCGGGTCCCAGGAGCGGATTCAAACCTCTCAACAGAAGAGGGGAAAGCAAGCTTCAGGAATCTTTTCAGAAAGAATGCCAGAGAAAGGGATCCAGGGGTTGTCGATTTAGAAGTTGGGGGGGACTCCTCCTCTCAGGGCGGCCCCAGGCAGTCCCTCTGGGTTACGAACAAGCCTGTCGTCGGCCGGGATTGCCGTCAGGAGTCCTGGGATGAGGTTTTGGGAATCACTTGGAAGCATGAGAGGCAGTTCTTAGCAGACCTGCGCCAGTCCTGGAGGAAAGGAGAAGGGAGCTCgtcccagttcgggctctgtcctgcagccccCAGCCACCTGCTTTCCTCCTTGAAGGATCTGGCTGCTCATCTGCGGGACCCCAGAGAGGGAAGCAAGCTGCACACACTGCATCCCAGAGAAG AGCGCTGGGAGGATCAGGGGCTGCACCTGGAGTTTGGAGTGCCTGCTCACTGGCGCCCACTACAGGACCAGCTGACCTCTGCCCTGGTCTTCTATCCCTATGGGTCCACCCTGGATGAagcagagagggggggggaggggatgAGCATCTCCTTTGCAACGGAGTCCCCCAGCCTGCACAACCAG ACGGCCTGTTTCTCGACGGACACCCGATACCTCGTCCTGGACGCAGAGGGGCTGCTGGAAAACTCCACTCATGGGCATCCCGTTTACAGAGTCCACCTGGGGATCCACAGCTCTGACACAG GCTCTCTGCAGCAGTTCCTGATTGGGGAGGATAAGGAGTGCAACACAAGGATGAGCCCAACACTGCTGGTCCTGGTGGACGGACAGACGGACAG CCAGCACGACTCTCTGAGCAATCCGCCCCTGCATCGCCGGGACTCGACTTACGAGTTCCTTACAGAGCTGAAGGGTTTCCTGAGCGCCATGCTGCGCGGTGAAAACGAGGGCGCCCCCCTGCAGCTGCATGTGGACCTCGACAGCCTGCAGTCCCTCCCGCACGGGTACCTCAACGCCTCCTCCGAGGGCGGGGCTCTGCTCCGGCAGCTGCTTGAATCCGACGCCCCCACGTTGTTCCGCTTCCCGCGCCGCCTCGAGGATCTGCGGGGCCACAGAGTGGAGCTGGTGCTGGAGGATGACCTTCTGGACCTGCTGAACACCCGGCTCAGTGACACCGTCGCCCAAATCCAGAGgcacacagagctgcagagcCACGGGGGCCTGGCCCAGCTGCAGAGGCTGCTGCGAGGATGCTTCCACCTGACACAGGGACCAG GCGTGCCCCCTGAAGAGACGCCTGCAAACCCACGGCAGCGGCAGTACCACTCCCTGCTCTTACTCAAAGCCCTGCAGACGGTGCAGTCCACCTGGGACCAGCGAGGGCGGAGTCAGAAGCCGACCCGCCAGGACCGCAGCCACGGGCACCGTGCGGACTGCGGGCTGCATGAGCTCTCTGTCAGCCTGCACGAGTACGAACACATCCTGCAGCCCAAAGACCTGTCCATCGGTAACTGCCAGGGCCACTGCCACTTTCCGCTCACTGACAACGACAGGTATCAGTACAACAACCacgcagtgctgctgctgctccagcaCGAGAGAGACCCGGGCCTGGAGAGGGTGCCCTGCTGCGTCCCGGTGGAGTACAGAGAAATACAAGTGGCAGAGATCACAGGTTACGGGATCAAAGTCTCAGACAAGCCCGATATGATCGCTGTGAAATGCAGCTGCAGGTAG
- the LOC121301542 gene encoding LOW QUALITY PROTEIN: splicing factor 3A subunit 2-like (The sequence of the model RefSeq protein was modified relative to this genomic sequence to represent the inferred CDS: inserted 2 bases in 1 codon) produces MDFQHRPGGKTGSGGVASSSESNRDRRERLRQLALETIDINKDPYFMKNHLGSYECKLCLTLHNNEGSYLAHTQGKKHQTNLARRAAKEAKEAPQQPAPEKVKVEVKKFVKIGRPGYKVTKQRDPETGQQSLLFQIDYPEISESIAPRHRFMSAYEQRIEPPDRRWQYLLLAAEPYETIAFKVPSREIDKGESRFWTHWNRETKQFFLQFHFKMEKAMQPPSGPMPPMGMKRPPPLMGSLTPRPPPGGVSTDGPQMPPQMPPSPGMPPPAPAPPHXRPPLPSEGPGGVPPPPPSN; encoded by the exons ATGGATTTCCAGCACAGACCGGGAGGGAAGACGGGGAGCGGGGGCGTGGCCTCCTCCTCGGAGAGTAACCGCGACCGGCGAGAGCGTCTGCGGCAGCTCGCCCTTGAGACCATCGACATCAACAAGGACCCCTACTTCATGAAGAATCACCTGGGCTCCTATGAGTGCAAGCTGTGCCTGACCCTGCACAACAACGAG ggaagcTATTTAGCTCACACACAAGGAAAGAAACATCAAACAAATCT AGCGCGGAGAGCAGCTAAAGAAGCCAAGGAAGCCCCTCAACAGCCTGCGCCGGAGAAGGTGAAGGTGGAAGTGAAGAAGTTTGTGAAGATCGGCCGCCCTGGATACAAAG tAACAAAACAGAGGGACCCAGAAACAGGACAGCAGAGTCTGCTTTTCCAG ATTGACTACCCGGAGATCTCGGAGAGCATTGCCCCTCGGCACCGATTCATGTCGGCTTACGAGCAGCGCATTGAGCCCCCGGACCGGCGCTGGCAGTACCTGCTGCTCGCTGCAGAGCCCTACGAGACCATCGCGTTCAAG GTACCCAGCCGAGAGATAGACAAAGGAGAGAGCAGGTTCTGGACCCACTGGAACAGAGAGACCAAacag TTTTTTCTGCAGTTCCACTTCAAGATGGAGAAAGCCATGCAGCCCCCTAGTGGCCCCATGCCCCCCATGGGAATGAAGAGACCCCCTCCCCTAATGGGGAGCCTAACCCCCCGACCCCCTCCG GGAGGTGTCTCCACAGATGGCCCGCAGATGCCCCCGCAGATGCCCCCCAGCCCTGGAATGCCCCCTCcggcccctgccccccctca gaGGCCGCCGCTGCCAAGCGAAGGCCCGGGGGGCGTGCCACCCCCTCCTCCAAGCAACTGA